In the genome of Chryseobacterium sp. 52, the window GAGGCGGTGCTGCAGGCTTTTTCTGCGCATCGAATCTTGACGAAAAAAAACACAAAATCACCATCCTGGAGCAGAACTCGGATGTACTTCAGAAGGTAAAAATTTCCGGCGGTGGACGCTGTAATGTCACACACGCTTGTTTTGATCCACGAGAACTGGTTCAGTTTTACCCAAGAGGCAATAAGGAATTGCTCAGTGTTTTTACCAAATTTCAGCCGGGAGATACCATGGATTGGTTTGACCAGCGCAGCGTACCTTTAAAAATAGAGAATGACAACCGGGTTTTTCCGGAAAGCAATTCTTCACAGACCATTATCAACACTTTAATGAATGAAATTCAAAAGAAAAATGTTGAAGTGAAAATAAAATGTTCTGTTAAGGAGATTGAAAAACTGGATGAAAAATATCTGGTAAAAACCAGTCTGGGTGATTTTGAGGCAGATTATATCGTTTATACAACAGGAAGTTCTCCAAAATCGCTGAAAATCGTTGAAAATCTGGGTCATAAGATCGTTCCTCTTGTTCCATCGCTTTTTACATTTAATATTAAGGATGAACTGCTGAAAGATATTCCCGGAACCAGTTTTGAGAATGCTAAGATTTCAATTCCGGCACTAAAAACAGAGGAAAGCGGACCTTTGCTGATCACTCACTGGGGGCTATCGGGGCCTGCCGTTTTAAAAATTTCAGCATGGGAAGCTTTAAGTCTGGCTCAATCCAAGTATCATTTTGAAATTGAAGTCAATTTTATTTCAATATCTATGGATGATGCGGAAGAAAGTTTCCAGAACTTTAAACAGTCAAACCCGAAAAAGACCATCGGACAGGCTAAGATCTTTGATGTTACAAACAGATTCTGGCAGAAAATATTAGATGTTTCCAAGATTGATCTAAATAAACAAGTCTCCAATATTTCAGGAAAAGAAATGCAGAAGATCCTTGAAAATTTATGCAAAAAAAAGCTGCAGGTTACAGGAAAGTCTACTTTTAAGGACGAGTTCGTAACCGCAGGAGGTGTTGATTTAAAGGAAATTAACTTCAAAACTATGTCTTCAAAACTTCTTCCTAATTTTCATATCGCCGGAGAAGTGCTGAATATTGATGCGGTAACGGGAGGTTTCAATTTTCAGGCATGCTGGAGTGAAGCTTGGCTTATTTCACAACATTTAAATCATTTAGAGATATGAAAAAAATAACAGTATTAGCTCTGATTTTCTTATCAGTGACTGCATTTTCACAGGTTCAGGAAACACAGGCTCCTTCTACAGATTCTTACAGCGATCGTCGTGATCCGGAAGTTCAGAAGCCAGCAGAATACCCGGGAGGAATCAGAGAGTTTATGACCATCGTGAGTCAAAAAATAAGAGTAAACCGTATAAAAGGAGGTAAAGGAGAATTACGCTCCAAAGCAAAATTTGCAGTTAACATTAATGGCAAAATAGAAAAGGTGACCGTAACCGGAAGTAATGAAGATCTTAACCGGGAAGTAGAAAGAACCATCAACTCTATAAAGACTAAATGGGCACCTGCAACTTACAAAGGGTCTCCCGTATTGACATGGTATAATCTTCCTTTTGTCGTTAATTTTGACTAATTAAAATGTTTACGGCCAGAAAATATATCCCTTCTATCTTAAAAACCCTTTTGATTGTAGGGTTTGGATATTTTTTTTGGCTGATGCTAAAAATTACACTGGAATATGTGCCTCTTGATCCGAATGTAAGCTTTCTGATGATCAAACAGACGGAAGTTCAGAACAGGCCGGAGTATCTTTATTTTTTTTACACCCATGTTTACACCAGTATTTTTGTACTGCTTTCCGGATTTCTGGCTATTCTCAGAAAAGACTTCGGGATAAAGAAATTTCACAGAAATATAGGTAAGATCTATATTTTTCTGATTCTTATTCTGGCTGCACCGTCAGGAATTTATATGGGACTTTTCGCCAATGGCGGCATTCTTTCTAAACTATCGTTTGTTATTTTAGGTTCTCTCTGGTGGCTAACGACTTATAAAGCCTATCAGGCAGCAAGACAGAAACGATTTCAAGAGCACAAGCAGTGGATGTGGCGAAGTTTCGCGCTTACATTATCTGCTCTCACCTTACGGATTTGGAAAGTAATTATTGTATATTTATTCCACCCAAATCCTATGGATGTCTACCAGATCATCGCATGGCTGGGCTGGATTCCCAATATCCTTTTGATTGAATACTTAATTACAAAAAAACATATATGAAAATTTTAAATTACACCCTTGTTTCTTTACTGGCAGTTTCTCTGCTGAGTTGTAAGAAAGACGGAAAAATGACAGAAACAGGAAAGGATTCTGTGATTGCCAAAAAAGATTCTGTGGTGATTCCTGAGATTTATAAAGAATATTACGGAATTTATACCGGAGACTTTGCCGGCAAAGAAATGATTGCTTCTGAAGATGGGGAAGAATATGAGGATTATGTTAATAAGAGGCTGTCTCTGAAAATCAACAGAATTACCAAAGACAGCGTTTATGGGCAAAGTATTGTGAATGGGAACCAACGCCCGTTCAAAGGTATTTTTAACGAAAGTTCAAAGTCTTTTGTGCTGGATGAACCCGGAAATGATAAAACAGACGGGAGATTTGAAATCAAATTAAGTGGCGACAGCATTACCGGAAAATGGAATGCTTTTAATAAAACAGCGGTAAAATCACCTTTAAAAACCATTAAGCTTTCTAAGAAAGAGTTTGTCTACAATCCAAACTTTATGCTGGATAAAGATTCTGATCTGGTAGACTGGTCCAATCCAAAAGACTTCGTGGAAAAGTATACGGATGAAGAAACAGGAAAGACAGAAAGCTATACCACATCTAAAAACAGAGTGGCTTCTGAAGCTATTTTCAACCTGAATGCTTCTAAACAGAAACTGACTGAAAAAGAACTGAAAAACCTGAGGAAAATAGATCTTGAAATCATTAAAAATTCTGTTTTTGCAAGACACGGCTATTCTTTCAAAAAGCAAACCTACAGATATTTCTTTGAGCAGACTGACTGGTATATTCCTGTTTCCAATAATGTAGATAGCGAGCTTTCTCCAACGGAAAAAGAAAATGTTGCGTTACTGAATCGCTTCATCAAATATGCGGAAGATAAATATGACAGTTTCGGAAGATAAAACTTAAACCATGAAAAAGTGTCTTTTTTTCAGCATGTTATTTTGGGTAGTTTCAATGGCTGCTCAGAAGGATTCTGCTATTGCTCCGCCGGTAGAAAAACCGGGTTCGATTTCGACAGATTTTAAGAGCCCGGAGTTTCCGGGAGGTCACCAGGCCTTTGTAAAGGAGGTTTTAAAGAATTTCCAGACCGCAGTCCCCGCACGCCTGAACATACAAAAAGCAAAGGCTACAGCAACTTTCATGGTGGAAACTGATGGAAGCATGTCCAACATCCAGATGGAGTCCTATGAACATGAAGCTGTAAAAAATGAATTTCTAAAGGCTCTTAAACAGGTGACTACAAAATGGATTCCTGCTGAAGAAAATGGAAAAAAA includes:
- a CDS encoding NAD(P)/FAD-dependent oxidoreductase, which gives rise to MKQIIIIGGGAAGFFCASNLDEKKHKITILEQNSDVLQKVKISGGGRCNVTHACFDPRELVQFYPRGNKELLSVFTKFQPGDTMDWFDQRSVPLKIENDNRVFPESNSSQTIINTLMNEIQKKNVEVKIKCSVKEIEKLDEKYLVKTSLGDFEADYIVYTTGSSPKSLKIVENLGHKIVPLVPSLFTFNIKDELLKDIPGTSFENAKISIPALKTEESGPLLITHWGLSGPAVLKISAWEALSLAQSKYHFEIEVNFISISMDDAEESFQNFKQSNPKKTIGQAKIFDVTNRFWQKILDVSKIDLNKQVSNISGKEMQKILENLCKKKLQVTGKSTFKDEFVTAGGVDLKEINFKTMSSKLLPNFHIAGEVLNIDAVTGGFNFQACWSEAWLISQHLNHLEI
- a CDS encoding energy transducer TonB, giving the protein MKKITVLALIFLSVTAFSQVQETQAPSTDSYSDRRDPEVQKPAEYPGGIREFMTIVSQKIRVNRIKGGKGELRSKAKFAVNINGKIEKVTVTGSNEDLNREVERTINSIKTKWAPATYKGSPVLTWYNLPFVVNFD
- a CDS encoding DUF2306 domain-containing protein — its product is MFTARKYIPSILKTLLIVGFGYFFWLMLKITLEYVPLDPNVSFLMIKQTEVQNRPEYLYFFYTHVYTSIFVLLSGFLAILRKDFGIKKFHRNIGKIYIFLILILAAPSGIYMGLFANGGILSKLSFVILGSLWWLTTYKAYQAARQKRFQEHKQWMWRSFALTLSALTLRIWKVIIVYLFHPNPMDVYQIIAWLGWIPNILLIEYLITKKHI
- a CDS encoding YARHG domain-containing protein, which produces MKILNYTLVSLLAVSLLSCKKDGKMTETGKDSVIAKKDSVVIPEIYKEYYGIYTGDFAGKEMIASEDGEEYEDYVNKRLSLKINRITKDSVYGQSIVNGNQRPFKGIFNESSKSFVLDEPGNDKTDGRFEIKLSGDSITGKWNAFNKTAVKSPLKTIKLSKKEFVYNPNFMLDKDSDLVDWSNPKDFVEKYTDEETGKTESYTTSKNRVASEAIFNLNASKQKLTEKELKNLRKIDLEIIKNSVFARHGYSFKKQTYRYFFEQTDWYIPVSNNVDSELSPTEKENVALLNRFIKYAEDKYDSFGR